A genomic window from Nematostella vectensis chromosome 9, jaNemVect1.1, whole genome shotgun sequence includes:
- the LOC125556677 gene encoding uncharacterized protein LOC125556677 isoform X2 has product MAERPNAPAPISENIPENIESFPENIIPHQSVEPETTTLRSRTMTEKGLEYAKELKAKTAKAATDHFRQVISDFLAHLSSSNNKEQILKELSHCNALAESATTKLNDFYDLIKETPDSQEVADSQLDIHQSINEAKKIAHEKIKTLEYQADKMSVISSASHSSRRSSKSSKSARDTLIDVRAKRAALEEKIKFNNSILEQEQKLANLKLQQELNATKAEEAVYKEAISLEEFELPIEKENLISRFLSEAQTTKPVITDPIQSCLSPFNFPNTESSLVYTKPQRPLTANTFVTFQTTQVPENRPFISQSQTNPPSTLTAWHNAQEFTPKSSTVYQEIQNAQPMSHNQNVQSSDPSRHYNGIPNQSVTQSYQQPLQTDSVKQIAEALAKVTQLQRLPQAKPDIFTGEGPHTKFFVWETAFDALIDTALVSAQQKLYLLYQHLGGKAKLVVEQLQYMVGADPDTAYREARNKLRNRFGRPDIIATEFETKLTNWPKIAPNDGKGLREFSDFLYQVQVASAHISALKIYEFPSKIQSLVEKLPGWFATKWSIKVQALQQERGYSAFPSFSDLVTEVCFHAERMNIPQLTPTKHSSTPTPIQTHRKPQERIHNVLLTKTEAQKKEALVKHTEKKVCPYHNNAASHNLTECKRFKELPYEERLEFLKSNGLCFKCTGKHFRKDCEETPPRCEACNKNHLTLLHEDRSAPAKPAPPSPPEASATCTQVCGGEGTGRSCARIVLVNLTHESQPHKKQLTYAVLDDQSTDVFITDSLSRLLGITAPELDLKVNTIVGFNTIRTKKITGLRIQDIKNEHAHVRIPYAYTREYIPAAQSDIASPEVAKQWTHLAPIADQIAYRPDIEIGLLIGRNVPAAFQPTEVIAGSPEEPWAEKYKFGWTVIGRVCKDRDDDVTARVNCVTVEREVLLEHNASSDTTVPPPFVRTTPSKDMTSPQQIRQMMELDYTELHHDRSKQRQGKTESREDIQFNNIMEIGLHKNENGNWEAPLPFRANEVHLPDNKKHCLHRLLSLKRKLLGNDKLRNDYIAFMKKVIDRGHASRVPVDQLRTSPGKVWFLPHFNVQHPRKKDLRVVFDCSSVYENESLNKNLLQGPDQLNSLIGVLMRFRKEEVAFTCDIEQMFHSFYVNPEHRDFLRFLWFEDSDLTKPIVEFRMDVHLFGAASSPAVANYCLHQTAETGREKHGDDAAEFVRRNFYVDDGLKSLPTTEQAVRTIKATQAMCADANLRLHKFASNSKEVLEALHPEDRAKDLKDLDLNHDSLPVQRSLGTYWCIESDTLGFRIELRDKPLTRRGILSTVSSVYDPLGAVSPVILTGKQILQELCSTHTDWDEPLPEDIRPRWEKWRSELPLLENLKFPRCLKPPNFGTLTSTQVCNFSDACHNGIGQVSYLRMVNEKGEVHVSFLMAKSRVAPLKQITIPRLELTAAVISVNVSSMVELELDLQPTPQRLYYTDSEIVLGYLNNDARRFHVYVGNRVQHIRDQSEPEQWYHVPGKENPADEASRGMTAAQLIENKRWFSGPHFLYENPTPSNQKPSSQLDPDDAELRKEVSVLSTSTTMRTQYLDTKHFSHSSSLLRLKHAIVRIQRMIERLRPNKTHNWRPTNGASTVKELWEAEKCLFKTAQATTFENEIDTLQRMKGNNSKFEDRKSARDRNNIIKATSNIYKLDPFIDDEGLLRVGGRLRNAEEEYQLKHPLILPKDHHVTTAKDGQHKCFERPVHKLIMLLARED; this is encoded by the exons ATGGCCGAACGCCCCAATGCGCCCGCCCCAATCAGCGAAAATATCCCCGAGAACATTGAGAGTTTCCCAGAAAATATAATTCCCCATCAGTCGGTAGAGCCCGAAACTACAACGTTAAGATCACGTACCATGACCGAAAAGGGTTTAGAGTACGCAAAGGAACTTAAAGCAAAAACCGCAAAAGCCGCGACCGACCATTTCCGGCAAGTCATATCCGATTTCCTGGCACATTTAAGCTCATCAAATAATAAAGAACAAATATTGAAAGAACTTAGTCATTGCAATGCCCTAGCAGAAAGCGCAACAACGAAATTAAACGACTTCTACGATCTCATAAAAGAAACGCCAGATTCACAAGAAGTGGCCGATTCACAGTTAGATATCCATCAGTCGATTAATGAGGCTAAGAAAATAGCGCATGAGAAGATAAAAACTCTCGAGTACCAAGCCGACAAAATGTCAGTAATTTCCTCTGCGTCACACTCTTCACGGAGATCATCAAAAAGCTCGAAATCCGCAAGAGATACTTTAATCGACGTGCGAGCTAAGCGTGCTGCCTTAGAAGAAAAGATCAAATTTAATAATTCAATCTTGGAACAGGAACAAAAACTAGCAAATCTTAAACTGCAACAAGAATTAAATGCAACAAAAGCCGAAGAGGCCGTTTATAAAGAAGCGATCTCGCTAGAAGAGTTTGAACTGCCCATCGAGAAAGAGAATTTAATAAGCCGTTTCCTGTCCGAGGCACAAACAACCAAACCTGTTATCACAGATCCGATCCAAAGTTGCTTATCTCCCTTTAACTTTCCTAACACCGAAAGTTCTCTCGTATACACTAAACCGCAGCGACCCCTTACCGCCAACACGTTCGTGACCTTTCAGACCACTCAAGTACCTGAGAATCGTCCCTTCATCAGCCAATCCCAAACAAACCCGCCATCAACACTTACCGCTTGGCACAACGCACAAGAGTTTACGCCGAAAAGCTCCACTGTCTATCAGGAAATTCAAAATGCCCAGCCAATGTCACACAACCAAAATGTGCAGTCATCTGACCCGTCACGCCATTACAATGGGATACCGAATCAAAGCGTCACACAGTCCTACCAACAGCCCTTGCAGACAGATAGCGTCAAACAAATAGCCGAAGCCCTTGCTAAAGTCACACAACTCCAGCGCTTGCCGCAAGCTAAGCCAGACATCTTCACCGGGGAAGGGCCCCACACGAAATTCTTTGTCTGGGAAACAGCGTTTGATGCATTAATAGACACTGCCCTGGTGAGCGCGCAGCAAAAGCTCTATCTATTGTATCAACATCTCGGCGGAAAGGCTAAACTAGTAGTAGAGCAATTACAGTACATGGTTGGCGCAGATCCCGACACTGCCTACCGTGAAGCTAGAAATAAGCTGAGAAACCGCTTCGGACGCCCAGATATAATAGCGACAGAATTTGAAACAAAACTAACTAATTGGCCAAAGATAGCGCCTAACGATGGAAAGGGGCTACGCGAATTTAGTGACTTTCTGTATCAAGTGCAAGTTGCAAGCGCGCACATATCAGCCCTTAAGATTTATGAGTTCCCTTCAAAAATACAGTCCCTAGTAGAAAAACTCCCGGGATGGTTCGCGACAAAATGGTCAATCAAAGTGCAAGCACTACAACAGGAAAGGGGGTACAGCGCGTTTCCTAGCTTTAGTGATCTCGTCACAGAAGTATGTTTTCACGCCGAGCGAATGAACATTCCTCAACTCACACCGACCAAGCATTCTAGCACTCCAACTCCCATACAAACGCACCGCAAGCCACAAGAGCGCATTCACAATGTACTCCTAACTAAAACCGAGGCCCAAAAGAAGGAAGCATTGGTTaaacacacagaaaaaaaggtctGCCCGTACCATAACAACGCAGCGTCGCACAACCTAACTGAATGTAAAAGGTTCAAAGAACTCCCATATGAAGAAAGGCTAGAGTTCCTAAAATCAAATGGGCTATGTTTTAAATGCACAGGAAAACACTTTCGTAAAGACTGTGAAGAAACTCCTCCCCGATGCGAGGCCTGCAACAAGAACCACCTAACTTTGCTTCACGAAGACAGAAGCGCCCCCGCTAAACCTGCACCCCCTAGCCCCCCAGAAGCATCAGCAACATGCACACAAGTCTGCGGAGGGGAGGGGACCGGTAGGTCGTGCGCCCGAATAGTCCTCGTCAACCTCACACATGAGTCACAGCCACACAAAAAACAGCTCACATACGCCGTCCTCGATGATCAATCGACAGACGTATTCATCACGGATAGTCTATCAAGATTGCTAGGAATAACAGCACCGGAGCTCGACCTAAAGGTCAATACTATAGTCGGCTTCAACACAATTCGTACAAAAAAGATAACTGGTCTACGAATTCAAGATATCAAAAACGAACACGCGCACGTCAGGATTCCGTATGCATACACACGCGAGTACATCCCCGCCGCACAAAGCGATATCGCTAGTCCCGAAGTAGCGAAGCAGTGGACCCACCTCGCACCCATCGCAGACCAGATCGCATACAGACCGGACATAGAAATCGGACTACTCATCGGTCGAAACGTCCCGGCGGCCTTCCAACCAACTGAAGTGATAGCAGGAAGCCCTGAAGAGCCCTGGGCCGAGAAGTACAAGTTTGGTTGGACGGTAATCGGTCGAGTGTGCAAAGACAGAGATGATGACGTGACAGCTCGTGTGAATTGTGTGACGGTAGAGAGAGAAGTCCTACTCGAGCACAACGCTTCAAGCGATACTACCGTACCGCCGCCCTTCGTCCGCACGACACCATCCAAAGACATGACAAGCCCGCAGCAAATACGCCAAATGATGGAGCTTGACTACACAGAACTCCACCACGACCGAAGTAAACAAAGACAAGGAAAAACAGAATCAAGAGAGGACATACAGTTTAACAATATAATGGAGATAGGTCTACACAAGAACGAGAATGGAAACTGGGAGGCACCCCTACCATTCAGAGCAAACGAGGTACACCTACCAGACAACAAGAAGCACTGTCTACACAGGCTCCTCTCACTCAAACGGAAACTTCTTGGTAATGACAAGCTTAGAAACGATTACATCGCCTTCATGAAAAAGGTTATTGACCGTGGTCACGCAAGCCGAGTCCCCGTCGACCAGTTGCGTACCTCCCCTGGCAAAGTGTGGTTTCTCCCCCACTTCAATGTACAGCACCCTCGCAAGAAAGACCTCCGCGTGGTGTTCGACTGCAGTTCAGTATACGAGAACGAGTCCCTAAACAAGAACTTATTACAAGGACCCGACCAGCTGAACTCACTCATCGGCGTCCTCATGCGCTTCCGAAAAGAAGAAGTAGCCTTTACCTGTGACATCGAGCAAATGTTCCACAGTTTCTATGTTAATCCGGAGCACAGAGATTTCCTGCGCTTCCTGTGGTTCGAAGACAGCGACTTAACCAAGCCAATAGTAGAGTTCCGCATGGACGTGCACCTGTTCGGCGCAGCATCGTCGCCCGCGGTCGCAAACTACTGTCTTCACCAGACCGCAGAAACAGGCAGAGAAAAGCACGGAGATGACGCAGCAGAGTTCGTACGCCGAAACTTCTACGTGGACGATGGTCTCAAGTCCCTTCCCACAACAGAACAGGCCGTGCGCACTATCAAAGCCACACAAGCAATGTGCGCGGACGCGAACCTGCGACTCCATAAATTTGCCAGCAACAGTAAGGAAGTTTTAGAAGCACTACACCCTGAGGATCGAGCCAAAGACCTCAAAGACCTAGACCTTAACCACGACAGCCTACCAGTCCAAAGATCGCTCGGTACTTACTGGTGTATAGAGTCGGATACACTAGGATTTCGTATCGAGCTAAGAGACAAGCCTCTTACAAGACGCGGTATACTCTCCACCGTCAGTTCAGTGTACGACCCCTTAGGAGCAGTGTCCCCCGTCATCCTTACCGGGAAACAGATTCTACAGGAGCTCTGCAGTACCCATACAGACTGGGACGAGCCCCTCCCCGAAGACATCCGACCACGCTGGGAAAAATGGCGCTCAGAGTTACCGCTTCTCGAGAACCTCAAGTTCCCCCGATGTCTCAAGCCTCCTAACTTTGGCACTCTGACTTCTACTCAAGTCTGCAACTTCTCAGATGCTTGCCACAACGGAATCGGACAAGTCTCATACCTACGCATGGTTAACGAGAAAGGAGAAGTCCACGTAAGCTTTCTAATGGCAAAGTCTCGAGTGGCACCCCTCAAACAAATCACAATACCCCGGCTGGAACTCACGGCAGCAGTAATATCCGTGAACGTTTCAAGCATGGTCGAGCTTGAGCTAGACCTACAACCCACACCACAGCGCCTCTATTACACCGACTCGGAAATAGTCCTAGGCTACCTTAACAACGACGCTCGCCGTTTCCATGTGTATGTCGGCAATCGTGTGCAGCACATCAGAGATCAAAGCGAGCCAGAACAATGGTACCACGTGCCAGGAAAAGAAAACCCAGCAGATGAAGCATCTAGAGGAATGACAGCCGCACAACTTATCGAAAATAAGCGTTGGTTCAGCGGACCACATTTCCTTTACGAGAACCCCACACCAAGCAACCAGAAGCCGTCATCTCAGCTAGATCCAGACGATGCTGAGTTACGCAAAGAAGTCTCTGTCCTCTCAACTAGTACCACTATGCGTACACAGTACTTAGATACGAAGCACTTCTCACACTCGTCTTCTCTACTGCGCCTCAAGCACGCAATCGTTCGCATCCAACGGATGATAGAGAGACTACGCCCAAACAAGACACACAACTGGCGACCGACAAATGGCGCGTCTACAGTAAAGGAGCTATGGGAAGCAGAGAAGTGTCTATTCAAGACCGCACAAGCCACCACTTTTGAGAACGAAATAGATACACTGCAAAGAATGAAAGGAAACAATAGCAAGTTCGAAGATCGCAAAAGCGCGCGCGAtcgcaacaacatcatcaaagCCACCAGCAATATCTACAAGCTAGACCCGTTCATAGACGACGAAGGTCTACTACGAGTTGGTGGTCGTCTGAGAAATGCTGAAGAAGAATACCAACTAAAGCACCCTCTCATCCTACCAAAAGATCATCAC GTGACTACTGCTAAGGACGGACAACACAAGTGCTTCGAGCGTCCCGTCCACAAGCTTATCATGCTATTAGCAAGGGAAGATTAG